A window of Bacillus toyonensis BCT-7112 genomic DNA:
ATTTTCACAAGTTTAGACGGTTTATAACCAATTAACTCGTAGTCAAATGATGCATATCCTTTCGTATTTGATTTCAATTGATCGAAGAAGTCATATACGATTTCTGATAACGGGATTTCATATGTTAATGTAACACGCGTTTCATCTAAATATTGCATATCAATAAACGTTCCACGTTTACCTTGGCAAATTTCCATTACAGCTCCAACATAGTCATTCGGAACCATAATTGAAGCTTTAACAAACGGCTCTTCTACACGATCGATAGACTGTGGATCTGGCATATTAGATGGATTATCAACAATAACATCTTCACCGTTTGTTAAATAAACTTTATAAATAACGCTTGGCGCTGTTGTAATTAAGTCAATCTTAAATTCACGTTCAATACGTTCTTGAATGATTTCCATGTGAAGTAAACCTAAGAATCCACAACGGAAACCAAATCCTAGCGCTTGAGATGTTTCTGGTTCAAACTCAAGAGCAGAATCGTTTAACTCTAATTTTTCTAACGCATCACGTAAATCGTTATAACGAGCAGAATCAATTGGATACAGCCCACAGAATACCATCGGGTTTAATTTACGGTAACCTGGTAACGCCTCTGCAGCCGGACGTTTCGCATGTGTAATCGTATCACCAACACGTGTATCACCTACGTTTTTAATAGATGCTGCTAAGAAACCTACATCACCTACAGTTAACTCATCACGCTGCGTTGTTTTCGGTGTAAATACACCTACTTCTGTTACTTCAAACTCTTTACCAGTTGCCATCATACGTACTTTATCGCCAACTTTTACCGTTCCGTTTACAACACGGATATATGCAATTACACCACGATATGGATCATATAAGGAATCGAAAATCATACATTGTAACGGCTCTTCTGAATCACCCGTCGGAGCTGGTACTTTTTCAACGATTTGTTCTAAAATGTCCTCAATACCAATGCCTGCTTTTGCCGAAGCAAGTACAGCTTCCGATGCATCTAAACCAATTACATCTTCTACCTCTTGACGTACGCGTTCTGGATCCGCACTTGGTAAATCGATTTTATTAATAACTGGTAAGATTTCTAAATTATTATCAAGCGCTAAATATACGTTTGCTAATGTTTGCGCCTCAATCCCTTGCGCTGCATCAACAACAAGAATTGCACCTTCACAAGCCGCTAAACTACGAGATACTTCGTACGTAAAATCGACGTGTCCTGGCGTATCGATCAAGTGAAGAATATACTCTTCACCGTCTTTCGCTTTATACGTTAATTGTACTGCATTTAATTTAATTGTAATACCGCGCTCACGCTCTAAATCCATAGAGTCAAGCAACTGAGCTTTCATTTCGCGCTGTGTTAACGCGTTTGTTTTCTCCAAAATACGGTCTGCCAACGTTGATTTCCCGTGGTCAATGTGAGCAATGATGGAGAAGTTACGAATTTTGGACTGTCTTTTTGCTCTTTCTTCTTTATTCATCTATGTTCTCAACTCCTAATAGTCTCGCCAATATACACTAGCACTGATTATATCAATAGAGCAGCAAAGATTCAATGAAAACTCGTGCTGCTTACAAGACAAATCATTCTATCTATATCTTATGCGAACAAACCATAAGAGACAAACCTTTTTCAAATTAAAAAACGGCTGTCGTACAAAACGATAAGACAACCGTTCTTCCTGCTACTCTTAGCTAAAAATCTCTTTCACTTTCCCAACAACTATATCCGTTCCAAACTTTGTTATTTCATAAGCAACACTTGCTATCGCCATACCAATTCCTTCTACGACATTAAAACTTCTTAAACTTTCTAATTGTTTTTGTTTCTCAATAGTTGAAAACGAACTTCCCAAAATTTCTGATTCAGCACTCGCACCCTCTGTCCCTGTCATATGAGCTATTTGTTCATACGACAGCTGCTGATAACCTTTCATACTTTTCAAACCATGATTAGCAAGCGCAACTCCTGCTATCATCATAAGTAAACATAAAACTGCACTACATATACACAGAAGTGCAAAACGACTTAAACTATCATCGTCTCTCCCCCTCAATGTGTATATGCTCCCGTATTATCTTGGTCAATTTGATGATGCAGCGCTGCATTTAACCCACTCGCTATTACATTTGCCATATCCTCTATAAAAGCATCTACTTCTTTTGGGGTCACCATTAAATTATGACCGAGAGGAGACAGTACTTCATAGATCAATTTTCTTTTTTCTTCTTCTTCCAACGTACCAATAGCACCTAAAAACATATTCCTACTTTTTTCATCCGGCATATCTTCTTCTGTTAATTTTTTCTTTTCTCCGAATGAAAATCCCGCTGGTAATAAAGACCGTGACGGCTTATGTCCCTCTTTCATCTCTCTTCCAAAGTGCTTCAAAATAAAATCGATCGTATCACTCGTAATAGAAACTGCGTCTACTACAGTTGGAACACCAATCGCAATAACAGGGATTCCTAATGTTTCTTTACTTAGCTCCTTACGTTTATTCCCAACACCAGATCCAGGATGAATCCCTGTATCCGAAATTTGTATCGTACTATTTACACGTTCAATAGAGCGTGCAGCTAACGCATCAATTGCAATTACAAAGTCTGGCTTCGTCTTCTCAATGATTCCATAAATAACATCGCTCGTTTCAATTCCTGTAATTCCCATTACTCCCGGACGAATTGCACTAACAGGCCTAAAACCTTCTTCTATACTTTCAGGCTGCAATTGAAACAAATGTCTCGTTACCAATACGTTTTCTACAACTATCGGTCCAAGTGCATCCGGTGTTACATTCCAATTCCCAAGACCAACAATTAAACAGCTCGCTTCTTTTGTAACGCCAACCTCTTCTAAGAAATAAGAAAATTCTTTCGCAAAAATACGCTCTACCTTTTGTTGCAGTTCCGTATCTTGTTGACGTATACCTTGCACTTCAAGCGTTAAATAATTTCCAGGTTTTTTACCCATCGATTCAGATGCAACTTCATCAATTGTGACTTTTGTAATTGTAATACCCTCTTCTTCCCTCTCTTTTACAATAACTCCTTGTACCCCTTCTTGTTCTTCTTGGCGTTCTTGCAACATTTGATGCGCTTCTACAGCAAGGTCAGTTCTAACACTATATTTACTTAAATCTAATGGTTCTTTCATCGTATCTCCTCCGTAATTCATAGTAAATATCGTTAGATTTCCCAAAGTTATATAAGGTCATTCTTTCCTTTACGTGAAATTTCATTGATATACTATTGCAATTCTCTTCACCGTTTGATAGAATATCACTTGTTCTATGTTAAGAATCGAGTCATTCGATTGCACCAGGGAGGTGAAAAGTATGGCAAACATCAAATCTGCTATCAAACGCGCTAAACTTAGCGAAGAGCGTCGTGCACATAACGCTTCTATCAAGTCTGACATGCGTTCTGCTGTTAAAACTGTAGAAGCTTTAGTTACTAATAACGATCTTGAAAATGCTAAAGAAGCTTTCAAAACTGCTTCTAAAAAACTTGACAAAGCAGCTCGTAAAGGTCTTATCCACCAAAACGCTGCAGCTCGTCAAAAATCTCGCTTAGCGAAACAAGTAAACGCGTAAGGCGTTTAAAAAACGATCCATTTGGATCGTTTTTTTATATACAAAAAAGTTCACGTAACAAGTACATGAACTTTTTTGTATCACTACATATGATTTAGCCGCAGCAGGAAAAACTCAAGCACAAGTTTCTTATCCATTTTCCCCGTCTTCATACTATAATCAGCTTCCGCTAATTCTATAATAACTTTTTTTAATTCTTCAAAAGAGAAAAACTTCGTTTGATTCATCGCCAACTTTACACGATACGGATGTACACCAATATGAGACGCGATTTGATTTTGTCCGTAACCACGTTGTTGCAACTCTTTCACTTGATGCAGCAAGCGGAATTGACTCACTAATAACGCAAGCAATTTAATCGGTTCTTCCTGCTGCGTAAATAATCCATCTAAAATTTGCATTGCACCCGCAATATCCTTTTTCACTACTTTTTCTGTCAAAGCAAATACATTTTGCTCCACAGACTTCGGCACAAGCTCTGTAACAAGTTTTGGTGTAATCTCTCCGCCCATACCAACGTATAACGTTAACTTGTCCATTTCCTTCGCCAACATCGTTACATTACTTCCCACAAGCTCTAATAACAAACTAACAGCTGCATTATCAATATGCACATGTACTTCATCAGCACGAGCACCAATCCATTTCTGAACATCTTGCACTTGCATCGCATTCGCTTCTACTACATCCGCTGTTTTCTTTAATAGTTTTGTAATTTTTTTTCGTTCATCGAGTTTTTCGTAAGGCGCAACAAAAACAAGAATAGAAAATGGAGAAGGTTCACCAATATATTCTTCTAAAATTTTTATATTTTGTTCTAACTTTTCTTTTTGTGAAGTTAAAAAAAGTGGTGATTTCATTAATAGTACTTTCCGTTCCCCAAAAAAAGGAAGTGTACGCGCATCCTCAACCACATCTTCTAAATAGGATTCTTCCAAATCGTATGTCACAACATTAAATTCTCGATCTTCCTCTTCAAGTGCTTCTGTTGTAATAAGCTTTATCGTTTCATTTATAAAAAACGCTTCCGTTCCATACAGTAAATATAACGGAGCAAACTGCTTCTTATTAATTTTTTTATGTATATCACTCATACTTTTTTCCTACTCCCTAACTTGGCAATATATATTTATACTAATGCCCTAGCTTTTGTTTTACAAGTACAAAGGAACAGGCTTTACAACCCGCCCCTTTATTTATATTAAACGCCACGCAATAAGTCCCGGGTTTCTTATTGGTGTGCGGTAATCACCTTCCCTTTATTATTCACAATAAAAATCCGAGTATAAGTGCCAACTCTTAACATGCTTGGAAACGAAAAACTCATGTCACTTAACGAACTAGAAAGTAGTAAAAATACTCGGTTCCTCTTCATATGGAAATTGTAGATTTTTTTCTGACAATATTTTATACTAAAGTGGAATGTTGGGGAGGGATTCTAAATGAATGATTTTGAACAAAATGTTCAAAGTAAACGCAATGACGCTATTGATTCAGGGGTAGGATTTATCGTCTCATTTGGTTTTTTCGCAACACTTTTCATTATTGCAACTGTTATTAAATTCATCGGTTCTTAAAGGCTGCCATTTCATGGCAGTCTTCTCTTTTTCATCTATTATGTATTTCATCATATGTGATTTTACTTTTAAAGGTTCCGGTTTCCCCTTTAAAAACATAGGAAATAGCACCTTGTTTATCCGTTCGCCATACTTCAGTACCCATCTTCTCAAAACGCTCTATCACCTCCTTATCCGGATGTCCATACCTATTCCGTTCTCCCACAGAAACAATCGCTATACTAGGCTGTATAAGCCTCAAAAAAGGTGCTGTAGATGACGTTTTACTCCCATGATGCGCAACTTTTAAAACATCCGCCCGTAAATATGGATATGTCGATGCTAAAAGTTCCTCTCCCTCTTCTTCTAAATCACCTGTAAACAGCCATGTTAATCCTCCTAATTTGGCCCACATTACAATTGAAGAGTTATTTTCACTTTTTTCTTTCCCTTTCGGAGCTAGTATAAAAAATTCCGCTCCATTTATACTCCAACACTCCCCTTCTTCCACTATACTTATTTTCACTTCTTTTTCTAATGCCTTTTTCTTTAACACCTTTTCTAATACTGTCTCTTGTTTCTTTTGACCAAATACAACTTCTTTTACAGTTATATACGATAATAAATCTGATGCGGCACCTATATGATCCGCATCTCCATGCGTTATGATTAATTTATCAATTGTTTTCACACCTTCCTTTTGCAAAAAAGGAACAAGAATATCGTGACCAACAGAAAATTCATGCTTTTTCCGTTGCCATTCTTCTTTATTTATCCGAAGTGTTCCACCTGTATCAATAAGATAAACCCCTTTATCATATGGAAGTCGAATTAATATTGCATCACCTTGTCCAACATCAATAAATGTCACACTCCCACTCTCGCGAAAATACGGGTATACATAATGACACGTGCTAATAAAAAGAAATCCACTCATGACTATGAATACAATTTTTTTCGGCAGCCCTCTTTCCAAGACGATCAATATACTAACAATCATCACACAATATACAACTATAAGAAGTATAGATGTTTGCCCGAAAACAAGGCGGGGAAACGGTAAGCTTTCACAATAACTTAGTAAATTATTAGAAATAATTAAACCTACTGACAGTATATTTGCAAGTCCTTTTGCGAGAAATGGGATAATTGGTATAAATACCATAATAATAATACTACATGGTAATACAAGTATAGATAAAAATGGAACGTATATGAGGTTGAGGAAAATACTATATGGAGAAAAATAACCAAAATGATATAACAAAATCGGGGTACTAACGAGCTGCGAGATAATAGAAATATAAATAGCATTTCGAATTATTCCATTACTATGCCTTAGTAGTATCGGAGCAGATAAAATTAAAGCGAAACTACCTACAAATGAAAATTGAAATCCTATATTAAAAACAAGATATGGGTCGTATATAAGCATACATATAGCCGTTATACTTAAGGCATCTAAACTAGATAAGCGAACAGAACAAATGAAAGCAACCAACAATAAAACACCTGTTATAGAAGCTCTTATAACAGACGGTGATGCGCCTGCTATAATCATGTACACTGGAATACAAACAATTAGAAATACTGTCGCCATCTCCTTCGTCACACCACTTCTCAGTAAAACAAAGTAAACTATCACCATTAACAGAACAATATGCGACCCTGAAATCGCCAATAAATGCACAAGACCAAATTGCTGATACTGTTCTTCAACTTCAAACGTCATTTGTTGTCGGTCACCAAATAATAATGCATTCATAAAAGCACCTGATTGCTCTGGAAACATTTCTGTAACTTTAGAGATTATGTGCTGCCTATAAAAAAGAATCCATTGCACAAATGATAATGATGTTTTTTGGCACTCAGAAATATATGTAGCATGGAATATAAAATGAATATTTTGTTTATATAAATAATCTCGGTAATCAAAACCATGAAAATTCCGAGCAGTTTGCGGTTCTTTCCTCTCACCTTTGAATACACAGGATACTCCCGCATATAATTGTTGTAATTGTTTCTTTTCCAAGGCTGATTTCATTTTGTAACTTAACTGCACTGTATTTTTATTCTGATCTTCAAATTGAAAAGATAGGCGATCCCCATTAATAAGAGGTGTATTTTGTATCACCCCTCTTGTAGCTTCATAGGGCTCCCCTAGAGGCTTATTTTGTCCTTGAACATACGAAGTGTACATAGCACCACTAAAACACGCTATCATACAAAAAATGAAGGTTTTACGCGAAGTACGATATAAACAGAAGAAAACATATAAAACGAAACAACAAGCAATCCATAAAAATGACAAGGAAAAGGCGATTGCAATCCCCATTATAAAAGAGATTGCAATATAGCCCCATTGTTCATGCAACTTATACTCACTCCTTATAGCATCATTTTTGCTTTCGTGAATACATGTTGTAATTCTTCCATTGATAAATTATCTTTTTCGAAAGACGCAAATAATTCTGTTAACTCCGTATAACGTTTTTGCTCCTCTAATGCAGCAATATCATATTCTAGTGGAACATGCTTCACTGTTACATTCGCTTGTTCAAATAACTCTATGGCGTATGGATGATTTTTATAATCCTGCGCATAATAAACCGCTGTAATACCACTTTGAATAATTGCCTTACAACATTGTAAACAAGGGAAATGCGTAACGTAAATTTCTGCTTCTTCTGTTTTCGCACCAAACTTGGCACATTGTAATAAAGCATTCATTTCTGCATGAATTGTACGAACACAATGATTATCAATGACATAGCATCCATCATCGATACAATGCACCCCACCTTTAATTGAACCATTATAGCCGCCAGCAATAATCCGCTTGTCACGAACGATTGTTGCCCCTACTGCAAGTCTTGTACATGTACTACGTAAAGATAACAAATGACTTTGCGTCATAAAATATTGATCCCACGAAATTCGTTCCATATTTTTCACCTTCTTTTTTGTCTACTTGTAGTGTAGCGAATGAAGAAAAACTTCGTCAATCTTTTACGGAATAATAATTTGATCTTTTATTTTTTCCAAAGACTTCACACCAATCCCATCAATCTCTAATAAATCTTCTATTTTCTGAAACGGACCATGTTCCTCTCGATATTTCAAAATACTTTCCGCTTTTCGAGAGCCAATGCCTGTGATTTTTTCAAGTTGCTCTTTAGAAGCTGCATTTATTTGAACTTTCCCTTCCCCCTTTGAAGAGGTAGCCACATCTTGCACTTGCTCATTTTTATTGGGTACATAAAGAATCATTTGGTCTTGTACAATTTGTGCTAAATTCACCTTCTTTATATCTGCCTCGGGCAAAAAACCACCCGCCTTTTCAACCGCATCCTTGAATCGATCCCCTTCTTTCATTTCATACACCCCCTCTTTAACAACGGCCCCTTTCATGTCAATTAGTATTTTTTTCTGTTCCTTTGCACCTAATATTTTCGGTTTACTTTTTTTCTCTACATCTTTCGCCTGAACATCCGTTGCAATGACCAATCGCTCTGTATGCTGGTTTGTTTTCCAGAAAAAAAGAAAAAGTACAGTTACAATAATAGCTACTAACCCCAACCATTTTTTCGGAAAATCCCACATCATTTTACACCTCTAATCATAAATTTATAACATCATTCATATTGTTTAGGAGAAAGCTGTTACGAAGGAGGGATGAAACATTGAACATAGGAATTATAGGGACAGGAAACATGGGGAACATACTAATCGATGCATTTTTAGAGACCCGTGCTGTCAAACCTTCGTGCCTTACAATCATTAATCGGACACCTGCCAAAGCATATCATATAAAAGAAAAATACCCTTCTATTCATATAGCCAAAACAATCCCAGAAGTACTCGAACAATCACAACTTATTTTTATTTGCGTTAAACCAAAAGATATATACCCTATCCTACAAAAATATGCTGAACATTTTTCTGATGAAAAGTGCTTAGTTTCTATCACAAGTCCAATATCTCCATCACAATTAGAGACACTTGTACCTTGCCACGTCGCACGTATCATTCCGAGCATTACAAACCGCGCCCTATCTGGCGCATCATTATTTACATTTGGAAGTAAATGCTCTGAAGAGTGGCAACAAAAACTACTTCGGCTATTCAAAAAAATTTCTACTCCACTTGTAATAGAAGAAGATATAACGCGCGTTTCATCTGATATAGCAAGCTGCGGCCCTGCATTCTTTAGTTATTTATTACAATGTTTCATTAACGCTGCTGTAGATAAAACAAATATTACACATGAAGAAGCTACTACTTTAGTAAGTGAAATGGTCGTTGGAATGGGGAAATTACTTGAAAAAGAGATTTTCACATTACCTACCTTACAAGAAAAGGTATGTGTCAAAGGCGGCGTTACAGGAGAAGGTATTCTAGTTTTAGAAGAACATGTTGGAGATATGTTTCATAAATTAATCGAACGGACACACGAGAAGTTTGATGAAGATTTAAAATGCGTTGATCAGCAATTCAATAAACACACATAATAAATACGCCATCGCCATTCCAAATCCTTTTTATTAATACGTATCTTTTTTATGCTACATTTTCACTAAAACTAGCATTTTTGTACTTTACATGTATCATCTTTTTAATATTCTAGAAATGAAATCAAATCTTTTCTAAAAAACAAAAGCAACCTTATCGGTTGCTT
This region includes:
- the comER gene encoding late competence protein ComER — its product is MNIGIIGTGNMGNILIDAFLETRAVKPSCLTIINRTPAKAYHIKEKYPSIHIAKTIPEVLEQSQLIFICVKPKDIYPILQKYAEHFSDEKCLVSITSPISPSQLETLVPCHVARIIPSITNRALSGASLFTFGSKCSEEWQQKLLRLFKKISTPLVIEEDITRVSSDIASCGPAFFSYLLQCFINAAVDKTNITHEEATTLVSEMVVGMGKLLEKEIFTLPTLQEKVCVKGGVTGEGILVLEEHVGDMFHKLIERTHEKFDEDLKCVDQQFNKHT
- a CDS encoding YqxA family protein, with protein sequence MRGRDDDSLSRFALLCICSAVLCLLMMIAGVALANHGLKSMKGYQQLSYEQIAHMTGTEGASAESEILGSSFSTIEKQKQLESLRSFNVVEGIGMAIASVAYEITKFGTDIVVGKVKEIFS
- the rpsT gene encoding 30S ribosomal protein S20; this encodes MANIKSAIKRAKLSEERRAHNASIKSDMRSAVKTVEALVTNNDLENAKEAFKTASKKLDKAARKGLIHQNAAARQKSRLAKQVNA
- a CDS encoding DNA internalization-related competence protein ComEC/Rec2; this translates as MHEQWGYIAISFIMGIAIAFSLSFLWIACCFVLYVFFCLYRTSRKTFIFCMIACFSGAMYTSYVQGQNKPLGEPYEATRGVIQNTPLINGDRLSFQFEDQNKNTVQLSYKMKSALEKKQLQQLYAGVSCVFKGERKEPQTARNFHGFDYRDYLYKQNIHFIFHATYISECQKTSLSFVQWILFYRQHIISKVTEMFPEQSGAFMNALLFGDRQQMTFEVEEQYQQFGLVHLLAISGSHIVLLMVIVYFVLLRSGVTKEMATVFLIVCIPVYMIIAGASPSVIRASITGVLLLVAFICSVRLSSLDALSITAICMLIYDPYLVFNIGFQFSFVGSFALILSAPILLRHSNGIIRNAIYISIISQLVSTPILLYHFGYFSPYSIFLNLIYVPFLSILVLPCSIIIMVFIPIIPFLAKGLANILSVGLIISNNLLSYCESLPFPRLVFGQTSILLIVVYCVMIVSILIVLERGLPKKIVFIVMSGFLFISTCHYVYPYFRESGSVTFIDVGQGDAILIRLPYDKGVYLIDTGGTLRINKEEWQRKKHEFSVGHDILVPFLQKEGVKTIDKLIITHGDADHIGAASDLLSYITVKEVVFGQKKQETVLEKVLKKKALEKEVKISIVEEGECWSINGAEFFILAPKGKEKSENNSSIVMWAKLGGLTWLFTGDLEEEGEELLASTYPYLRADVLKVAHHGSKTSSTAPFLRLIQPSIAIVSVGERNRYGHPDKEVIERFEKMGTEVWRTDKQGAISYVFKGETGTFKSKITYDEIHNR
- a CDS encoding helix-hairpin-helix domain-containing protein, with amino-acid sequence MMWDFPKKWLGLVAIIVTVLFLFFWKTNQHTERLVIATDVQAKDVEKKSKPKILGAKEQKKILIDMKGAVVKEGVYEMKEGDRFKDAVEKAGGFLPEADIKKVNLAQIVQDQMILYVPNKNEQVQDVATSSKGEGKVQINAASKEQLEKITGIGSRKAESILKYREEHGPFQKIEDLLEIDGIGVKSLEKIKDQIIIP
- a CDS encoding ComE operon protein 2, giving the protein MERISWDQYFMTQSHLLSLRSTCTRLAVGATIVRDKRIIAGGYNGSIKGGVHCIDDGCYVIDNHCVRTIHAEMNALLQCAKFGAKTEEAEIYVTHFPCLQCCKAIIQSGITAVYYAQDYKNHPYAIELFEQANVTVKHVPLEYDIAALEEQKRYTELTELFASFEKDNLSMEELQHVFTKAKMML
- the holA gene encoding DNA polymerase III subunit delta; amino-acid sequence: MSDIHKKINKKQFAPLYLLYGTEAFFINETIKLITTEALEEEDREFNVVTYDLEESYLEDVVEDARTLPFFGERKVLLMKSPLFLTSQKEKLEQNIKILEEYIGEPSPFSILVFVAPYEKLDERKKITKLLKKTADVVEANAMQVQDVQKWIGARADEVHVHIDNAAVSLLLELVGSNVTMLAKEMDKLTLYVGMGGEITPKLVTELVPKSVEQNVFALTEKVVKKDIAGAMQILDGLFTQQEEPIKLLALLVSQFRLLHQVKELQQRGYGQNQIASHIGVHPYRVKLAMNQTKFFSFEELKKVIIELAEADYSMKTGKMDKKLVLEFFLLRLNHM
- a CDS encoding YqzM family protein; amino-acid sequence: MNDFEQNVQSKRNDAIDSGVGFIVSFGFFATLFIIATVIKFIGS
- the lepA gene encoding elongation factor 4; protein product: MNKEERAKRQSKIRNFSIIAHIDHGKSTLADRILEKTNALTQREMKAQLLDSMDLERERGITIKLNAVQLTYKAKDGEEYILHLIDTPGHVDFTYEVSRSLAACEGAILVVDAAQGIEAQTLANVYLALDNNLEILPVINKIDLPSADPERVRQEVEDVIGLDASEAVLASAKAGIGIEDILEQIVEKVPAPTGDSEEPLQCMIFDSLYDPYRGVIAYIRVVNGTVKVGDKVRMMATGKEFEVTEVGVFTPKTTQRDELTVGDVGFLAASIKNVGDTRVGDTITHAKRPAAEALPGYRKLNPMVFCGLYPIDSARYNDLRDALEKLELNDSALEFEPETSQALGFGFRCGFLGLLHMEIIQERIEREFKIDLITTAPSVIYKVYLTNGEDVIVDNPSNMPDPQSIDRVEEPFVKASIMVPNDYVGAVMEICQGKRGTFIDMQYLDETRVTLTYEIPLSEIVYDFFDQLKSNTKGYASFDYELIGYKPSKLVKMDILLNNEQVDALSFIVHRDSAYDRGKVIVEKLKELIPRQQFEVPIQATIGNKVVARSTIKAMRKNVLAKCYGGDISRKRKLLDKQKEGKKRMKSVGSVEVPQEAFMAVLKMDDN
- the gpr gene encoding GPR endopeptidase, with product MKEPLDLSKYSVRTDLAVEAHQMLQERQEEQEGVQGVIVKEREEEGITITKVTIDEVASESMGKKPGNYLTLEVQGIRQQDTELQQKVERIFAKEFSYFLEEVGVTKEASCLIVGLGNWNVTPDALGPIVVENVLVTRHLFQLQPESIEEGFRPVSAIRPGVMGITGIETSDVIYGIIEKTKPDFVIAIDALAARSIERVNSTIQISDTGIHPGSGVGNKRKELSKETLGIPVIAIGVPTVVDAVSITSDTIDFILKHFGREMKEGHKPSRSLLPAGFSFGEKKKLTEEDMPDEKSRNMFLGAIGTLEEEEKRKLIYEVLSPLGHNLMVTPKEVDAFIEDMANVIASGLNAALHHQIDQDNTGAYTH